AACTCCTGATATTCCGTGAAATCAACCCAAGTCCAAATGCTGAACAGATAGGCttcgggtggaaaaaggagggaagggagggatTAAAACGAAAAGAGTATTAAAGAGAGGACGTTTCTGTCGACCGTCAACTGTCGtggacattttgcaaaaaacTCCCCTCAAATTTTTGgtaatcaacccgcggtcctgTCATCCCTTCCGTGAGTCTTCCAGTCGGGGGAAAAAACCTTCGCCGCGGCCTCCCGTTCCGCTGTTGTGtgttccccgccgccgccccggcctagCGCACGCACCTCCCTCATGCCCGATGCTTCCCGTGGCGCGCACCGACCGACCGTCCCCGCTTGAGCTACGCCAGTGCCCGCCCAGGGAGTCGCAGGCCCGCGTCGCGCTCCGCACGCTCGCTTGCTGTCGCGATGCTCCCCTGATTGGATCGGAACTGAGGCCGGTGCTGGCGGCGCAGCTGGCCCTGGCGTTCAAGATGTCACCGTGCCTCGGATGAAGATGGAGGTGACCCGGGACAGAATCCTGGCCAACAAGGGGATACAGCCGTGCACGCCCCCGGCGGCGACCTCCTGAAGGCCGGCGAGGTGTGCCGCAATATCCGGCTCGCGAGGACGCTGAGGGCCGTCGCGGAGCAGGAGCTGGGCGTGTTCTATGACGCAAGGTGGGGGAGCGGCTGGTGAAGGAAGTGAGGGAGGTCGGAGGGATCCTGACGGCGGAGGACCTAAAGAGGTACCAGGTCAAGGTGCGGCGGCCGCTGATGGAGAACATGATGGGGCTCCAGGTGGTCACCatgccgccaccgtcgcctggAGGTGCCGGGATGCTACTTGTGAGTCCTCTGCGCTCTGATTCTCTGAACAGTGCTACCATTTGTTCATATCTATCTTGTCACGTTTTGCaccaaaaaaaactttatatCTTGTCATGGTCCTAAGTCCTAACACCCCAGTTCACTTGTGAAAAATAGATTTTGAACATCCTTGCTCAGTATGGAATTTCTTCTGGTTTTGCTGGCTCTCTTGGACAACCTCATCGAGTCCTTGAAACATTACATGGCTGTAAAGATGAACCTTGACAACCCGGACTTTGTGAATGATAATGGGGTTGTATCTGATATGATGTCCCCAAAATTCGCTGCTGAGCTGAAGACGACCATCTACGACAATATGACATTTGACCCCAAACATTACGGTAGAAGGTGATAACATTTTTTCAGCATAAGAATTTCTTAATTTACTGATAAAATAATCAGATCATATCATGAATCTGATTTTTATCTTCTCCCATCACCTCATCATTTACTTATTTCATTCATATTTAGTGCTGCAATATTTGttgtgttgcaaaagaaatattCAGTCCTATGTCCACAGAGGCAGGCAGAGTATGCTGATTCCCTTTAATCAACTTGTGTTTCAGGTGGAACATCCTTCAGGACCATGGAACCAGCCACCTGTCCATCATCGACAGCGAGCGAAACGCGGCTTCCATGACCAGCACCATCAACTCATACTTCGGGTCCCTGAACTTGTCACAGGTGGGTAGAGGCGCAAGGATGGCTCGCTGGATCTGGGTGGCTGGCTGGCAGCACGCTGGGcgcgggctgcggcggcggccggcggagagGGTAGGAGGAGGAAGGTCGAGGAGGAATCAACACAATGTTGGGCGAACCCCAATCGGGTGAGACGACTCGGTTGGGTGGCTCAACAGGCATAACGAGGCACGGTTGTGTTTCAGGTGGAACATCCTTCAggaccaaattttaacatggagtaccacatgttgtatgtgggaagtagaaaaaatttcaaggtgaaaagaggaaaaaaatatttttttgccgagtatcacaaaaaatacactcggcaaatccccctctttgccgagtgtcaaaaaaaaacactcggtaaagaaaaaacactcggcaatttttatcTTTCCCGTAGTGTTGGGATAACCACACTAAGACAGTAGGTTAGTGATTCCAGTGGAAGCAACTAATTTCACCCAGCACCGAAATTGGTTTATCAAGTCAACCTATTCATGAATGACAACATATGCATCACACGTATCAATAtcttttttcttccttatttCATATAACAGAGGATCTTTGACAAAAGGGAATACTTCCGTTACATTACATACTAGACTAGTTTATGCGAATCTTACAATGAATATTCGTCATATTCACCAGGCTTCAAATTAGGCACGACCCAGACATGCACAGTTCAACGGCTCTTTAACCCCGTAGAATGTTGGATAATACATATTTGTCTCCAGATCATAGAATGCTGCATGTTTTCCGTCCTCGGAGTACCTGGGAAAAAAGATCTTGTTTCCATTCCCAGCTCCTGGCGACACCATGCCGAACGACGCCCTATAATCTAGAAACAAAGCTGCACCGCCGATGTCCTCTATCTCACAGTCCAGGCCATCTTCGTCTGGTCAAGCTTGAACACCCGTGGGGGCTCATCTGCATGTTCACCCGTTGCGGATGAACACGGATATCAGCTCCCCCTCCAACTCAACCAAGTAGCAGAACTTGACTCCCTTGTGATCATCGTAGAAAATATTTAGCTCGGCATAGATTGGCTCTGGCTTATCAAGCACGATCCAGGTGTCTTCAATTGGGTTGAAGACAACGAAGTTGCCCTTTCTCCCCAAGAAATAGAATTCCCCACGGAAATAGATGGGATTATTGTTTGCTACAGGGAGATAAGCCGCTTAGCCTAGCAGCCTGGATAGAACATGCACGGGGATTTTCTTGTACGCGGCTGGATCCCTCCTTATATATTAAGTAGAGCTTCTTTCCCCTATACCCTTCTTCCCCAGTGCCCGTTCGCAGCcaccctcccttcctctctcttgcCTCCAGCGGCTCTCTCCATCTCACCTGCCCCCTCCCTACCTCTCTCTCCAATGttatcctcgccgccgcctaccTCCATCCCTCTTCTGCTCTCCATGCTGCCGTAATACCACCGACCCTTTTGTGCCAccttcctccctctcactcaccacccttccttcctctctctctgtgCGTGCCGCTGCCCGGCCACCCTCCCTCTCCTACTCTACGCACTGCCTCCCTCCCACCCCTCCGCACTGCCGCCTACCCTTCCTCCATCTCCTGCTCTACAAGACGCCACTCTTCCTCTATCTCTCCTGCTCCGTGAGCCATCGCCCGTCCTCCCTCTCTCATGCTCTCCATGCTGCCGTCctacctccctccctctcccgacTCTTTGCACCCTGCTCCATGGCGAGACGAGATGAGCACTGCCTTTGGGGATCAAGGGGGAGGCGAGGTGCACTGCTGCCCAGCCCGGAGCTCTTCCTACCCTCTCCCTGCTCGGTAGTGATGAGGAGCTTGCTCATCTCCTCTATGTAGTTTGATCTGGTTGATTAGTGTGATATGTGCCTTTTGTTAGCTATAGGGTAGCAACCCACACGATGGGTAGGTGAAACGTTTTGGTGCAGTAACTTTTATACAAAGTAATGTTACAAAAAATTATAATATAATTTCTACTCCTTCCGTTCTAagttgtaggtcattttgattttccaggtgtatagatattattatgcatctagatatagtgtatgtctatatgcataataatatctatgaatctaaaaaacttaaaatgacctacaattttgaATGGAGTAAGTACTATGTATGACTCTCCTCGTATTAAAAAATAGCTATTATCAGCCCCACGAGTACTCCAACGGCGAGGCGTACGTCCACCGGCGTCCTGGCTGCCAGGTCAACCGTGTAAGGCGCGATATAAAAGTCGATTTTTTTAATCGACGTCTGTTGTCGGAGGCAACACAAACTCCATACTGTTCACACCTCGTGCCTGCATAGTGCATACTTCAATATTTGCCATGGCATGCAAAAGGTTAGATCAAAACTGATCACCAATTAACATTACTAGCAGAAATGTCCGTGCGTTACTACAGATCATTACTTACTCTCATATTATTATACGTGTTCATAATATGTTACCTTCACTTCACAATATGGTATTGCCGTATTAGTTTTTAATTTAGAATATCGTAATTTAAgaataattattaattgtttCGTTCGATTCTTTATGGTTTCGGCCCCATGCATACCATTATAACTTAATAAAAGAAGTGTTCTTCAAATTATCAGCAGATCATTAATTGTTTCAAGTTATGCAGACCACTTGCTAAATGTTTTATTAGATATGGACGATATATATAGATAAAGATAAAAAATAAAGATATATAGGTAGGTATATGTATATACGTATAGATTAGGGTGCCAAGTAAGCAGGAATCTAACATGGCATAGCAATTAAGGAGGCCAGAGAAGTAAAAATGACGACACCAGGTCACATGCATCTAGGCGACCCGTTGAAACCTGAGCCATTGAATCTTGGCGATCACATTAAATTATTGTATTCTCCTAACATATCCATCGAGAACTGGAAATCAATGTCACCCTCTTGCTCAGCTGTAGCAGAGAATGGCTCCCATTCTGCTACTCTCTTCCTGACCTCCACACACACAACCTCCAGCTGGCTTGGTTCCTCCTCCATCCCTCTGAACTCCCTTGTCATCATCTCACCTATCTATGCCAAGCAAGTCCGAAAGCTGCAGCTTTCTTGAGAAAGATTGTGCACAGGACCAGGACACGCAAGCAGGCCTCACGTATCATTGGAAGTTCTCTGCGCAGCATCATCACATCCTTTCCTGGATCAAGATTTCTGATATACTCGAGTTCTTCCTCAGAAAACGGAATCGATGCCTGTGCCCAATGTATCCACTCGAAGTAAGGGTCCTCCAAGTTCTCTGGCAAGCACATGCCGTGATCAATTGGGAACAGctctgtttggcaaccaaagcGACCTGTGCCACCATTAAGCTTCCTCACCAGCACATTACCAGCATGCCTGTCAGTGTTGAAAATTCGGATATCTAGTATGCCGATCCTATGAAACAGCAGCAACAGGGAAGCTTGATGTGCCGTGGTCACTGGCATCGAAGTCATGGGCAATGAACTGCTGGAATGAAGCAATCTTGCTGTTAACTCTTCTGGTCATTAGTTGGAGACGGATTCCCCCCATTTACCGGACAATTTATGTTGAAAATGGAGTGTGTTATCTTCACCAGAGCAGTGGCTGGAACATTGGCAAAGTTGTCATGGTCCAACAGGTATGCTGCAACCTCCCTGAATCCCGTCTCTCCTACTCG
The genomic region above belongs to Setaria italica strain Yugu1 chromosome VI, Setaria_italica_v2.0, whole genome shotgun sequence and contains:
- the LOC105914601 gene encoding glutathione hydrolase 1-like, translated to MEFLLVLLALLDNLIESLKHYMAVKMNLDNPDFVNDNGVVSDMMSPKFAAELKTTIYDNMTFDPKHYGRRWNILQDHGTSHLSIIDSERNAASMTSTINSYFGSLNLSQVGRGARMARWIWVAGWQHAGRGLRRRPAERVGGGRSRRNQHNVGRTPIG